The Muricauda sp. SCSIO 65647 genome includes a region encoding these proteins:
- a CDS encoding S-adenosyl-l-methionine hydroxide adenosyltransferase family protein, producing the protein MPIITLTTDFGYKNHFVAALKGTILKSLDVVDIVDISHDISPFNIQECAYVLKNSYNHFPKGSIHIVGLDSEISPENEHLVVMIDGHYFISANNGVMSLIAAETEPEKVVEISLPNVEKNAFPSLGVFVPVACHLARGGKLEVVSKPFENLKRLKDFEPRITNEGKTIVGNIIYIDGYGNVVTNIKKSLFEAYRNGRKFEIIARTNKLTTIQYSYNGIINYTLEKNQRKGPGDALALFNTSGYIELAIFKSDLKTVGGASTLLGLGYRDVITINFL; encoded by the coding sequence ATGCCAATCATAACTTTGACCACCGATTTCGGCTATAAGAACCATTTTGTCGCAGCCCTCAAAGGAACTATTTTAAAGTCGCTCGATGTTGTGGATATCGTTGATATTTCACATGATATTTCGCCTTTTAATATTCAAGAATGTGCTTATGTGTTGAAAAATTCATACAATCATTTTCCGAAGGGAAGCATTCATATTGTCGGGCTCGATTCAGAGATATCACCAGAAAACGAACATCTGGTGGTCATGATCGACGGACACTATTTTATAAGTGCCAACAATGGGGTCATGTCGCTCATAGCAGCAGAGACCGAACCCGAGAAAGTGGTTGAGATCAGCTTGCCGAACGTTGAAAAAAATGCTTTTCCCTCATTGGGCGTGTTTGTTCCCGTTGCCTGTCATTTGGCCCGTGGCGGCAAACTGGAAGTGGTGAGCAAACCTTTTGAAAATCTCAAGAGATTAAAGGATTTCGAGCCGCGGATCACCAACGAGGGCAAAACCATTGTAGGTAATATCATATATATTGATGGCTATGGCAATGTGGTCACCAATATTAAAAAGTCATTGTTCGAAGCCTATCGCAATGGTAGAAAATTTGAGATCATCGCCCGCACCAACAAGCTCACCACCATTCAATACAGCTATAATGGCATCATCAATTATACTCTTGAAAAAAACCAGCGAAAAGGTCCTGGTGATGCATTGGCACTGTTCAACACATCGGGCTATATCGAATTGGCGATATTTAAAAGTGACCTCAAGACCGTTGGAGGTGCTTCGACCCTACTGGGCCTGGGCTATCGCGATGTCATAACCATAAATTTTCTATGA
- a CDS encoding phosphoribosylaminoimidazolesuccinocarboxamide synthase, giving the protein MSNTLMNTNFVFPGQQSVYKGKVREVYRLKNDILVMIATDRLSAFDVVMLRGIPYKGQILNQIATKMMRATEDLVPNWLIASPDPNVAVGRACEPFKVEMVIRGYLSGHAAREYRAGKRDLCGMPMPDGMKENDKFPEPIITPATKAEKGDHDEDISREEIILRGIVSEEDYLVLEDYTRKLFQRGTEIAAKRGLILVDTKYEFGKTAAGEIVLIDEIHTPDSSRYFYAEGYEERQESGEHQKQLSKEFVRQWLISNNFQGLKGQTVPEMSDDYIDSVSERYIELYESITGETFEKADISNIHERIGNNVAEYLNRLA; this is encoded by the coding sequence ATGTCAAACACCTTGATGAACACCAATTTTGTTTTTCCGGGGCAACAATCAGTCTACAAGGGAAAGGTGCGGGAAGTGTATCGTCTAAAGAACGATATTTTGGTCATGATCGCCACAGATCGTCTTTCGGCTTTTGATGTGGTGATGCTCAGGGGCATTCCCTATAAGGGGCAGATTTTGAACCAGATCGCTACCAAAATGATGCGAGCCACAGAAGACTTGGTTCCCAATTGGCTGATTGCCTCCCCTGACCCAAATGTGGCCGTGGGCAGAGCTTGTGAACCTTTCAAGGTTGAAATGGTCATACGAGGTTATCTTTCCGGTCATGCCGCACGTGAATATAGAGCGGGCAAACGTGACCTGTGCGGAATGCCGATGCCTGATGGCATGAAAGAAAATGATAAGTTTCCCGAACCCATCATAACACCGGCGACCAAGGCAGAAAAGGGAGACCATGATGAGGATATTTCTAGGGAAGAAATCATTTTGCGCGGCATCGTCTCAGAAGAAGATTATCTGGTTTTAGAAGACTATACACGGAAGCTGTTTCAGCGAGGTACTGAAATAGCGGCAAAGCGTGGTTTGATTCTTGTCGATACCAAGTATGAGTTCGGTAAGACAGCGGCAGGTGAAATTGTATTGATCGATGAGATCCATACTCCAGATTCTTCCCGTTACTTCTACGCCGAGGGATATGAAGAACGGCAAGAGAGCGGAGAGCACCAAAAGCAACTTTCAAAAGAATTCGTGCGCCAATGGTTGATTTCCAATAATTTTCAAGGATTGAAAGGCCAGACGGTTCCCGAAATGAGCGATGATTATATCGATTCGGTCTCTGAACGATATATCGAGCTCTATGAAAGCATCACGGGTGAAACCTTTGAAAAAGCCGATATTTCAAACATTCACGAACGTATTGGCAACAACGTGGCCGAATATCTTAATAGGCTTGCCTAG
- the gldG gene encoding gliding motility-associated ABC transporter substrate-binding protein GldG encodes MLAIFKREISSFFASPIGYLVIGLFLLLSGLFLWVFKGPFNIFDYGFADLGNFFLLGPWVFLFLIPAITMKGFSEEKKLGTLELLLIKPISTTKVVLGKFWGAFTVCLVAIIPTLIYVFAISALGTTVANYDLGIVIGSYFGLLFLMAAYTAIGLFASSLSDNQIVAFITGIALSFFVFYGFEALATLTTDGSFQETLKSMGAKAHFERIARGIIDTRDVFYFLALTLFFLYLTQQVIKYSLNAKKLGMGILKGIIFLLAINFVGSYLYKRFDLTEDKRYTLSEPAVTASQKFESPLLVDVLLDGSIPPEFTRLRTETVLLLEQFAAENPNIKYNLVDPLADVTRREQTIQDLLQIGLTPASVTIEEEGKVSQELVFPWAMVNHNDQTVKVPLLKNKLGSTAEERINNSVQQLEYAFADAFTKLGIEERKKVVVIKGNGELDDIYIADFLSTIREYYDIGAITLDSIAGNPQQVFDQLKEFDLALVAKPTEPFTDEEKYVMDQFVVNGGKSIWLVDKVTIELDSLFNDEGSNVALQRELNLDDFFFRYGVRVNAELVNDMYNTPIVLATGDGNASQYNPLPWLYHPMIFSKDDHPINKNIEALRLQFANSIDTLPNAYQKTILLRSSPLSRAMGVPQQISLNSIDQAPDASDYEGKGNFALAVLIEGGFNSAFTNRIKPVNIKGASEKGGDNKMLVIADGDIIKNQLRNGRPLELGYDKWTSNTYGNKEFLLNCINYLLDDAGLINIRNKEVSIPLLDPQKIMAQKNKWRLIAIGLPLVLILVFGFLFNYFRKRKYAG; translated from the coding sequence ATGCTGGCCATTTTCAAAAGAGAGATTTCATCTTTTTTTGCTTCCCCCATCGGATACTTGGTCATCGGTCTTTTTTTGTTGCTGAGCGGACTATTTCTTTGGGTGTTCAAAGGGCCCTTTAATATTTTTGATTACGGTTTTGCAGATTTGGGCAATTTCTTCTTATTGGGTCCATGGGTCTTTCTCTTTTTGATTCCCGCCATTACCATGAAGGGGTTTTCAGAAGAAAAAAAGCTCGGTACCCTAGAGCTGTTGCTCATCAAACCCATTTCAACGACAAAAGTGGTATTGGGCAAGTTTTGGGGGGCGTTCACGGTCTGCCTTGTTGCCATTATTCCTACCTTAATTTATGTCTTTGCCATTTCAGCCCTGGGCACCACCGTTGCAAACTATGATTTGGGTATTGTTATCGGCTCGTATTTTGGCTTGTTGTTTTTAATGGCTGCCTATACCGCCATCGGACTGTTTGCCTCTTCGCTATCTGACAACCAGATTGTCGCCTTTATAACCGGCATCGCATTGAGTTTCTTTGTTTTCTACGGATTTGAGGCGCTGGCCACTTTGACGACAGATGGAAGTTTTCAAGAAACCCTGAAGTCTATGGGGGCCAAAGCCCATTTCGAACGCATCGCAAGGGGCATCATCGATACACGGGATGTTTTCTATTTTTTAGCCCTGACGCTCTTCTTTCTTTATCTGACACAACAAGTGATAAAATACTCTCTTAATGCAAAAAAACTGGGGATGGGCATTTTAAAGGGAATTATTTTTTTGCTGGCCATCAATTTTGTGGGCTCTTATTTATACAAGCGATTTGACCTGACTGAAGACAAGCGTTATACATTGTCTGAACCCGCTGTCACAGCCTCCCAAAAATTTGAATCGCCCTTACTTGTCGATGTTTTGTTGGATGGGAGCATTCCACCAGAGTTTACTCGGTTAAGAACCGAAACGGTATTGCTTTTAGAGCAATTTGCCGCCGAAAACCCAAACATCAAGTACAATTTAGTGGATCCGTTGGCAGATGTTACGCGTAGGGAACAGACGATACAAGACTTACTACAGATCGGCCTTACACCAGCATCGGTCACCATTGAGGAAGAAGGCAAGGTTTCACAAGAGTTGGTTTTTCCATGGGCCATGGTGAACCATAACGACCAAACGGTAAAGGTGCCCTTGCTCAAGAACAAATTGGGCAGCACTGCCGAAGAGCGCATCAACAATTCGGTACAGCAATTAGAATATGCCTTTGCCGATGCCTTCACCAAACTGGGCATCGAAGAAAGAAAGAAAGTGGTGGTCATCAAGGGCAATGGCGAACTCGATGATATCTATATAGCTGATTTTTTATCGACCATACGTGAATATTACGATATAGGGGCCATTACCCTCGATTCGATTGCCGGCAACCCCCAACAGGTTTTTGACCAATTGAAAGAATTTGATCTGGCACTGGTGGCCAAACCGACAGAACCTTTCACCGATGAAGAAAAATATGTGATGGATCAGTTTGTGGTCAATGGTGGCAAATCGATATGGTTGGTTGACAAAGTGACCATAGAATTGGACAGTCTTTTCAATGATGAGGGCAGTAATGTGGCCCTACAACGTGAATTGAACCTTGACGATTTCTTTTTTCGATATGGTGTGAGGGTAAATGCAGAATTGGTGAACGATATGTACAATACCCCCATTGTGTTGGCCACCGGCGACGGCAATGCCTCACAATACAATCCGTTGCCATGGCTGTACCATCCCATGATTTTTTCAAAGGATGATCATCCCATCAATAAAAACATCGAGGCACTTCGATTACAGTTTGCCAATAGCATCGACACCTTGCCAAACGCTTACCAGAAGACCATTTTGTTGCGATCTTCTCCCCTTTCGCGCGCCATGGGCGTACCCCAACAGATCAGTCTCAATAGCATCGACCAAGCACCTGACGCCAGCGATTATGAGGGCAAAGGCAATTTTGCATTGGCCGTTTTGATCGAAGGTGGTTTCAATTCAGCCTTTACCAATAGAATCAAGCCTGTTAATATCAAGGGGGCCTCAGAAAAAGGTGGTGACAATAAAATGTTGGTCATCGCCGATGGTGATATCATCAAGAACCAATTGAGAAATGGGCGACCTTTGGAGCTAGGTTATGACAAATGGACGAGCAATACCTACGGCAACAAAGAGTTTCTGCTAAATTGCATAAACTACCTATTGGATGATGCCGGACTTATAAACATTCGGAACAAAGAAGTTTCGATTCCGCTGCTCGACCCACAGAAAATTATGGCGCAAAAGAACAAATGGCGGTTGATTGCCATTGGGCTTCCGTTGGTTTTGATCCTTGTTTTTGGATTCTTGTTCAACTATTTTAGAAAGCGCAAATATGCAGGATAA
- a CDS encoding putative quinol monooxygenase, with translation MMLIRIVKLTIKSENIASFERIFEETKQYIRNFEGCQFLALYRDTKDPNIFFTHSHWVDDTALQHYRNSEFFKTVWSKTKPLFDAKPEAYSMTQITTVN, from the coding sequence ATGATGCTCATACGAATAGTCAAGCTTACCATAAAGAGCGAAAATATCGCTAGTTTTGAACGCATATTTGAAGAGACCAAACAATATATCAGAAATTTCGAGGGATGTCAATTTTTGGCACTGTACCGCGATACCAAAGACCCGAACATCTTTTTCACCCATTCGCATTGGGTCGATGATACAGCTTTACAGCATTATCGAAATTCTGAATTCTTCAAAACGGTATGGTCTAAGACCAAACCATTGTTCGATGCCAAACCAGAAGCCTATAGTATGACCCAAATAACAACCGTTAATTGA
- a CDS encoding sodium:solute symporter family protein codes for MDVQLWTYILVGITFAIYIGIAIWSKAASTKEFYVAGGGVSPLANGMATAADWMSAASFISMAGIISFAGYDGAVYLMGWTGGYVLLALLLAPYLRKFGKFTVPDFIGERYYSKTARVVAVVCALIVSFTYVAGQMRGVGIVFSRFLEVDINTGVVIGMVIVLFYAVLGGMKGITYTQVAQYCVLIFAFMVPAIFISIQMTGNPVPQLGFGGTLADGTYLLDKLDGLSTELGFAEYTNGSKSLIDVFAITFALMVGTAGLPHVIVRFFTVKRVRDARKSAGLALLFIAILYTTAPAVAVFARTNMIETVSDQEYAAMPQWFKNWEDTGLLKFDDKNSDGKIQYVADATINELTVDRDIMVLANPEIANLPAWVIALVAAGGLAAALSTAAGLLLVISSSVSHDLIKNVFNPDLSEKGELWAARISAVGAVIIAGYFGINPPGFVAAVVALAFGLAAASFFPAIILGIFYKKMNSKGAIAGMIVGISLMLFYMLKFKFGIFDGGKEAVAGLKDGWWFGISPEGFGTIAMVVNFAVALIVNKFTEEPPEDVQDIVENIRIPSGAGEATSH; via the coding sequence ATGGATGTACAACTTTGGACATATATTTTGGTGGGTATCACTTTTGCCATTTACATAGGCATTGCCATTTGGTCAAAAGCGGCCTCTACCAAAGAATTCTACGTCGCCGGCGGTGGTGTTTCGCCATTGGCCAATGGTATGGCGACCGCTGCAGACTGGATGTCAGCGGCCTCATTTATCTCAATGGCGGGTATCATTTCCTTCGCTGGCTACGATGGTGCCGTCTACCTGATGGGTTGGACAGGGGGTTATGTGCTTCTGGCATTGCTTCTGGCGCCCTATCTTCGAAAATTCGGAAAGTTCACCGTACCTGATTTCATTGGGGAAAGATACTATTCAAAGACCGCTAGGGTAGTTGCGGTGGTTTGCGCCTTGATAGTCTCATTCACTTATGTGGCGGGCCAAATGCGGGGCGTGGGCATTGTCTTTTCAAGATTTCTCGAGGTAGATATCAACACCGGCGTGGTCATCGGTATGGTAATCGTTTTGTTCTATGCCGTATTGGGCGGCATGAAGGGCATTACCTATACCCAAGTGGCGCAGTATTGCGTATTGATCTTTGCCTTCATGGTACCGGCGATTTTCATTTCGATTCAGATGACGGGAAATCCGGTTCCACAACTTGGGTTCGGTGGAACTTTGGCCGATGGCACCTATCTTCTTGATAAACTCGACGGACTGTCAACTGAACTCGGTTTTGCTGAATACACGAACGGGTCTAAAAGTTTGATAGATGTATTTGCCATAACATTTGCCTTAATGGTGGGCACAGCGGGTCTTCCCCATGTCATTGTTCGCTTTTTTACGGTGAAACGAGTGCGCGATGCCAGAAAATCAGCAGGTTTGGCCCTCTTGTTCATCGCTATTTTGTACACCACGGCACCTGCCGTTGCCGTATTCGCCAGAACCAATATGATAGAGACGGTCAGTGATCAAGAATATGCAGCTATGCCCCAATGGTTCAAAAACTGGGAAGATACCGGCCTTTTAAAATTTGATGACAAAAATTCCGATGGAAAAATTCAGTATGTCGCAGATGCGACCATCAATGAATTGACCGTTGACCGCGACATCATGGTATTGGCAAATCCTGAAATTGCAAATTTGCCCGCTTGGGTAATTGCCTTGGTGGCCGCAGGTGGTTTGGCAGCGGCCCTATCGACTGCCGCCGGACTTTTACTGGTGATTTCATCTTCAGTTTCACACGATTTGATCAAGAACGTGTTCAATCCCGATCTTTCAGAAAAAGGAGAGCTTTGGGCCGCACGTATTTCAGCCGTTGGCGCTGTAATCATCGCGGGGTACTTCGGTATCAACCCTCCAGGCTTTGTCGCGGCCGTGGTGGCACTGGCCTTCGGTTTGGCAGCGGCATCTTTCTTCCCGGCCATTATCTTGGGTATCTTCTACAAAAAGATGAACAGCAAGGGCGCCATTGCCGGTATGATAGTCGGTATATCGCTGATGTTGTTCTACATGCTCAAGTTCAAGTTCGGCATTTTTGATGGTGGAAAAGAGGCAGTCGCAGGATTGAAAGATGGCTGGTGGTTCGGTATTTCGCCCGAAGGTTTTGGAACCATAGCCATGGTGGTCAACTTCGCAGTGGCCCTTATAGTGAATAAATTCACTGAAGAACCACCGGAAGATGTACAAGATATCGTTGAGAACATCAGAATTCCCAGTGGAGCTGGTGAAGCCACTTCACATTGA
- a CDS encoding helix-turn-helix domain-containing protein produces the protein MGKQIDDYYVNKALQLYLEGLTYREIERILGVSHVSVMNWVRKYNIKRPYNSKYHPTYKILNRDELQKYFQDADNITGAGVLVTELGDKFMLIKWERFRE, from the coding sequence TTGGGAAAACAAATTGATGATTACTATGTCAACAAGGCGTTGCAGCTATATTTAGAGGGATTGACATATCGTGAAATAGAGCGAATTTTAGGCGTGTCACATGTTTCGGTAATGAATTGGGTGCGTAAGTACAACATTAAGAGGCCCTATAATTCGAAATACCACCCAACCTATAAGATCCTTAACCGTGATGAGCTACAGAAATATTTTCAAGACGCAGATAACATAACTGGTGCTGGGGTTTTGGTGACCGAACTGGGTGATAAGTTCATGTTAATCAAATGGGAACGTTTCAGAGAATAA
- a CDS encoding sensor histidine kinase: MSNYVLILIIIAYLAFLFFLAYWSEKKSQSRWVDNPYVYVLSLAVYCTAWTYYGSVGIASKSGISFLAIYLGPVIALPLWIVLMRKIIRISKQHKISSIADFVSLRYGNNRFLGALVTLTCLLAIIPYISLQLKAVSETFALVSKEDSYVATGVFDDSTFYIALLIAVFVAFFGTRSTDASQGKRGIIATVALESIIKLVFFLVIGVFVVYFLFDGTTDLYQKASQTANFEQLTSFGNLENGFNWMFTILLSFFAIFLLPRQFHVAVVENQDVNHLKKAIWMFPLYLLLFNVFVIFVAWAGNLSFSESVNHDYYSLLLPLKEGNILLSLLVFIGGFSAVISMIVVSTLALSTMVSNNIIIPYGFIKKLVEGNPEANAKSIKNIRRIAIFLLIIVSYFFYVQFSTQLSLYSIGLISFVIIAQLAPSFFLGLFWRRGTARAAHVGMLIGIAVVAYTLLLPIIVNVVSPGSDLIENGLFGYAWLKPSQLFGIDYLTPESNAFLWSMSFNTSAFVGLSLLAKGNYRERNYAEMFVHHENYENLQEDAFVWKGEAYVADIKRLLTRFLGEDRTQRALSVFNKRYNISEQEEKADSRLINFSEKLLTGSIGSASAKILLSSVSKETPIGLMEVLNILEENKETKANNRLLMEKSEELSRMATQLQSANEELRVHDRLKDEFLDTVAHELKTPITSIKAASEVLEDENMPSELRQQFLQNISKDTDRLAKLIHNILDLEKLSSNRTELDLQSRKINDTIRKAINGIEQIAVKKGVAVHFEAAEYLEGLYDEDRILQVLTNLLSNSLKFTEKEKGIIKILLEEKEQEITICVEDNGRGIASEDHKYIFEKFFQSRNQNIKKPQGSGFGLAICKKIVEGHRGRIWADQKFDGGARLMFTIPKAR, encoded by the coding sequence ATGAGTAATTATGTACTGATACTGATTATCATTGCCTATTTGGCATTTCTCTTTTTCTTGGCCTATTGGTCTGAAAAAAAGAGCCAAAGCCGATGGGTCGACAACCCTTATGTTTATGTGTTGTCTTTGGCGGTTTATTGCACGGCCTGGACCTATTATGGCAGTGTTGGCATTGCATCAAAATCAGGAATAAGCTTTTTGGCCATTTACTTGGGTCCGGTAATCGCTTTACCTCTTTGGATCGTTTTGATGCGTAAAATCATCCGCATATCAAAACAGCACAAAATTTCAAGTATTGCAGACTTCGTTTCGTTGCGTTATGGAAATAACAGATTCTTGGGGGCTTTGGTCACATTGACCTGCCTTTTGGCCATAATCCCATATATTTCCCTGCAGCTAAAAGCGGTCTCTGAAACCTTTGCCCTGGTTTCTAAGGAAGATAGCTATGTCGCAACAGGGGTATTCGATGATTCCACTTTCTATATCGCTCTGTTGATCGCGGTCTTTGTCGCTTTTTTCGGAACACGTTCTACAGATGCGTCCCAGGGCAAAAGGGGCATCATTGCCACAGTGGCCCTAGAGTCTATCATAAAACTTGTTTTTTTTCTTGTCATCGGAGTTTTTGTGGTGTACTTTCTGTTTGATGGAACTACAGATCTATATCAAAAGGCATCGCAAACGGCAAATTTTGAACAATTGACCTCGTTCGGTAATTTAGAAAATGGGTTTAATTGGATGTTCACCATTTTACTCTCTTTTTTCGCCATTTTCTTATTGCCAAGACAATTTCATGTGGCCGTGGTCGAAAATCAAGATGTGAACCATCTAAAAAAAGCCATTTGGATGTTTCCACTGTATTTGCTGCTTTTCAATGTTTTCGTAATTTTTGTTGCTTGGGCGGGAAACCTAAGTTTTTCAGAGTCGGTCAATCACGATTATTACTCCTTGCTTTTACCACTTAAAGAAGGTAATATATTGCTCTCGTTATTGGTTTTTATAGGCGGGTTTTCGGCGGTGATTTCCATGATCGTGGTTTCTACGCTCGCCCTTTCGACCATGGTGAGCAATAACATCATCATTCCCTATGGTTTTATAAAGAAATTGGTTGAGGGCAACCCAGAGGCCAATGCGAAAAGCATCAAGAATATCAGAAGAATCGCCATTTTTCTGTTGATAATCGTATCGTATTTCTTTTACGTTCAGTTTTCGACCCAGCTTTCGCTGTATTCAATTGGGTTGATCTCATTTGTCATTATAGCGCAATTGGCACCATCGTTCTTTTTGGGACTTTTTTGGCGCAGGGGTACGGCAAGGGCGGCCCATGTGGGCATGTTGATCGGAATAGCCGTGGTTGCCTATACCCTTCTGCTTCCCATTATCGTCAACGTGGTTTCCCCAGGTTCAGATCTGATTGAAAATGGCTTGTTCGGCTACGCTTGGCTAAAGCCCTCCCAGCTGTTCGGAATCGACTATTTGACCCCTGAGAGCAATGCTTTTTTATGGAGCATGAGCTTTAACACCTCTGCTTTTGTAGGGCTGTCTTTATTGGCAAAGGGCAACTATAGGGAGCGAAATTACGCTGAGATGTTCGTACATCATGAAAACTATGAGAACCTTCAAGAAGATGCCTTTGTATGGAAAGGGGAGGCCTATGTGGCAGATATCAAAAGATTGTTGACCCGCTTTCTGGGAGAAGACCGCACACAACGCGCCCTTTCAGTTTTCAATAAGCGTTATAACATTTCAGAACAAGAAGAAAAAGCAGATTCTAGATTGATAAACTTTTCTGAAAAACTGCTTACCGGATCTATAGGAAGCGCATCTGCCAAAATTCTGTTGTCATCGGTCTCAAAAGAGACACCTATCGGTTTGATGGAAGTGCTCAATATTTTGGAAGAGAACAAAGAGACCAAGGCGAACAATAGATTGTTGATGGAAAAATCTGAAGAACTGTCCCGTATGGCTACCCAATTGCAATCGGCCAATGAAGAATTGCGCGTTCACGATAGGCTCAAAGATGAGTTTTTGGATACTGTCGCACATGAACTCAAAACGCCCATCACATCCATAAAGGCGGCGTCAGAAGTTCTTGAAGATGAAAACATGCCTTCTGAACTAAGGCAACAGTTCTTGCAAAATATAAGCAAAGATACCGACCGATTGGCTAAATTGATCCATAATATTTTGGATTTGGAAAAGCTGTCCTCCAACAGAACAGAACTCGATCTACAGTCTCGAAAAATTAACGACACCATACGTAAGGCGATCAATGGCATTGAACAGATTGCCGTTAAAAAAGGGGTAGCGGTACACTTTGAGGCAGCTGAGTATTTAGAAGGGCTTTATGACGAAGACCGCATTCTTCAAGTACTCACCAACCTTTTGTCCAATTCCTTGAAATTTACTGAAAAGGAAAAAGGCATTATCAAGATACTATTGGAAGAAAAAGAGCAAGAAATAACCATTTGTGTTGAGGATAACGGGCGCGGTATAGCTTCTGAAGACCATAAGTATATTTTTGAAAAATTTTTTCAATCGAGAAACCAAAACATAAAAAAGCCACAGGGCAGTGGTTTTGGCCTGGCCATTTGCAAAAAAATTGTAGAAGGCCACAGGGGTCGCATATGGGCAGACCAAAAGTTTGATGGAGGTGCTAGATTGATGTTTACAATACCCAAGGCAAGATGA
- a CDS encoding PhoH family protein, producing MNELVIELTEISPREFFGHRNENIELLKKYFPKLKIVARGNKIKVYGDEEMLEEFDRRFDMLTERFAKYNKLDENMIERVLTSSSEEEYEGSSTSGDVLVHGVSGRLIKAQTVNQRKMVDACMKNDMVFAIGPAGTGKTYTGVALAVKALKEKQVRRIILTRPAVEAGENLGFLPGDLKEKLDPYMQPLYDALRDMIPHEKLMKFIEDGTVQIAPLAFMRGRTLDNAFVILDEAQNTTHAQMKMFLTRMGKNAKFLLTGDPGQIDLPRRVISGLKEALLILKNVKGIEIIHLDDKDVIRHGLVKKVISAYKTIEHQN from the coding sequence TTGAACGAACTTGTCATAGAACTCACCGAAATCAGCCCAAGGGAATTTTTTGGGCATCGCAATGAGAACATAGAACTCCTGAAAAAATACTTTCCGAAACTTAAAATTGTCGCCCGCGGCAACAAAATAAAAGTGTATGGAGATGAAGAAATGCTTGAGGAGTTCGACCGCCGCTTTGATATGCTGACCGAACGTTTCGCTAAGTACAACAAGCTTGATGAAAACATGATAGAACGTGTGTTGACAAGCTCTAGCGAAGAAGAGTACGAGGGCTCGTCGACAAGTGGTGATGTTTTGGTGCATGGTGTCAGTGGTCGATTGATCAAGGCACAGACGGTGAACCAGCGAAAAATGGTCGATGCCTGTATGAAGAACGATATGGTTTTTGCCATTGGCCCAGCGGGTACGGGAAAAACCTACACTGGTGTGGCGCTTGCGGTAAAGGCATTGAAAGAAAAGCAGGTCAGAAGGATAATCTTGACCCGCCCTGCAGTCGAAGCGGGTGAGAATTTAGGATTTCTTCCAGGTGATCTAAAAGAAAAACTAGATCCCTATATGCAGCCCCTGTACGATGCGCTTCGCGATATGATCCCCCATGAAAAGTTGATGAAATTTATAGAGGACGGCACCGTACAGATCGCACCTTTGGCCTTTATGCGGGGCCGTACGCTCGATAATGCCTTTGTGATTTTGGATGAGGCCCAAAACACTACCCATGCCCAAATGAAAATGTTCTTGACACGAATGGGCAAGAACGCCAAATTTTTGCTTACGGGTGACCCTGGCCAGATTGATTTGCCACGACGGGTCATCTCAGGGCTCAAAGAGGCCCTTCTCATTCTGAAGAATGTCAAGGGCATTGAGATCATACATCTTGATGATAAGGATGTCATTCGACATGGTCTTGTCAAAAAGGTGATTTCTGCCTATAAGACTATTGAACACCAAAATTAG
- a CDS encoding DUF4212 domain-containing protein, which yields MTEKQQKATAYWKENLKYLVILLTIWFLVSYGAGIIFKDALNNIRIGGFKLGFWFAQQGSIYVFVVLIFVYVRLMNKLDKKYGYDED from the coding sequence ATGACAGAAAAACAACAAAAGGCCACGGCCTATTGGAAAGAGAACCTTAAATACTTGGTCATCTTATTGACAATTTGGTTTTTGGTCTCTTATGGTGCCGGCATCATTTTTAAGGATGCTTTGAACAACATTCGCATTGGCGGATTCAAACTCGGATTTTGGTTTGCCCAACAGGGATCCATATACGTATTCGTAGTCTTGATATTCGTTTATGTACGCTTGATGAACAAACTGGATAAAAAATACGGGTACGACGAAGATTAA